The genomic region CCAGATTTACCTTTACCCCAGGTAATCGGAATTGACTTGGGTGGAACCGCAATTAAACTTGGGAGGTTTGCTCAGGATGGTACTTGTTTAGCATCGTTGAGTGTAGCTACTCCTCAACCTGCAACACCACACGCTGTCATAGAGGCTATGGTGGATGCGATCGCTCAAATTGATCCCGATCGGCAATGTCAGGCGATCGGTATTGGTACTCCAGGTCCTGTTGATGTGTCGGGACGAATTTCTACAGTCGCAATTAATCTGCACAACTGGCGTGATGTTCCCTTGGCAGATTGGTTAGAAGCTAAAACAGATCTTCCTGTTGTTCTTGCAAATGATGCTAACTGTGCGGGATTAGGAGAAGCTTGGTTAGGTGCAGGACAACACTTTAGTAACTTAATTCTATTAACACTAGGAACTGGTGTTGGTGGTGCAGTCATTCTTGATGGCAATCTTTTTGTCGGACATATGGGAACTGCTGCGGAACTGGGCTTAATTACCCTCAACATTGATGGTCCACCGTGTAATAGTGGTAACTATGGTTCGTTAGAGCAGTATGTATCAGTCCAAGCAATTCGTCGCCGCACCGGACTCGAACCCGCGCAACTTGGCGCACTTGCCAAAGTAGGAGATATAGATGCATTGACTTTTTGGCAGCAGTATGGTAAAGAGTTAGGCGCAGGTTTAGCGAGCTTGATTTATGTTTTGACCCCCGAAGCAATTATTATTGGTGGCGGTGTAAGTGCGAGCGCAGAGTTTTTCTTTCCCAGCATTCACGCTGAAATTGAATGTCGGGTACTACCTAGTTCTCGCACTGGCTTAAAAATCCTCACCGCCAAATTAGGTAATCAAGCTGGAATAGTAGGCGCTGCTAAGCTTGCATGGAACAGGTTAGAGGAAGAGAATTAAGCAGAGGGTAGTAGGGTAGTAAAGAACAATAATAATTAAATCTCTCCCACACTCCCACACTCCCACACTCCCACTTGCTCCTCGCCCCTAATCCCTCTTCACGACACCTCTACTGGTGCAGGTAATGGAGAAGATGATTGCGATCGCATCATCACTGCTTCAACAAATCCTTTAAATAAGGGATGTGGTGCACTAGGGCGTGATTGAAACTCAGGATGAAACTGTGTCGCTACAAAAAAGGGATGATTTGGGAGTTCGACTATTTCTACCAAGCGCCCATCAGGAGATGTACCACTAATTGCGTAACCAGACTCTAAAAACAAGTTACGGTAAGCATTATTAAACTCGTAGCGATGGCGGTGTCGTTCGTAGACGACTTCTTCTTTGTAAAGCTTGAATGCTAAAGTATTCGGTGTCAGGCGACAAGGATATAACCCTAAGCGCATTGTACCGCCCAAATCGACGACATCCTGTTGTTCTGGTAATAAGTTGATCACCGGATGCGAACCTTCGGGATCAAACTCAGCACTGTTGGCGTTTTCTAAACCAGCAATGTCTCTTGCCCATTCAACTACAGCACACTGCATTCCTAAGCACAAACCTAAAAAGGGAATTTGGTGCGTACGGGCGTATTCTACTGCGGCAATTTTACCGTCTACTCCCCGAATGCCAAAGCCTCCTGGCACAATTAAACCATTAACTCCTTCTAGGTAACGTTCTACTGGCTCATCTTCTAAGTTTTCTGAATTTACCCAGCGTAGATGTAAGTCACCACCCATTGCGATCGCCGCATGACGTAGTGCTTCAACGACTGATAAATAAGCATCGCCAAGCCGGACATATTTACCGACGATTGCAATCTCAATATCATGTGTTGGACTATACAAGCGCTCTACAATTGTGCGCCATTGACTGAGATCTGGCTGACGTTGTTCGAGTTGCAATAACTCTATTGTTTGCTGTGCTAATCCTTCTTGTTCGAGATTCAATGGCACTTCATAAATGCTTTTAGCATCTTGCGACGTGATGACACACTCAACAGGTACATCACAAAACTCTGACATTTTTTCTTTTAAGCCAGGTGGCAGCGGGCGATCGCATCGACAAACTAAAATATCTGGTTGAATACCTATTGAGCGTAACTCTTTGACAGAATGCTGTGTTGGCTTTGTTTTCATCTCCCCAGCCGCAGGAATCCACGGTACAAGCGTTACGTGGAGATACAACACATTTTGTCGCCCAACATCCTTGCGAAACTGACGAATTGCTTCTAAAAACGGTAGTGATTCGATATCTCCTACTGTGCCACCAATTTCCGTAATAACTACATCAGGATTTGTGTTTTTGGCTACTCTTTTAATGCGTTCTTTGATTTCATTTGTGATGTGCGGAATCACCTGCACTGTCCCACCCATGTAGTCGCCGCGACGCTCTTTATTCAACACAGCTTGATAAATTGAGCCTGTTGTCACACTGTTGAGCCGCGACATCGATGTATCCGTGAAGCGCTC from Gloeocapsopsis sp. IPPAS B-1203 harbors:
- a CDS encoding CTP synthase, producing the protein MTKFVFVTGGVVSSIGKGIVAASLGRLLKSRDYSVSILKLDPYINVDPGTMSPFQHGEVFVTEDGAETDLDLGHYERFTDTSMSRLNSVTTGSIYQAVLNKERRGDYMGGTVQVIPHITNEIKERIKRVAKNTNPDVVITEIGGTVGDIESLPFLEAIRQFRKDVGRQNVLYLHVTLVPWIPAAGEMKTKPTQHSVKELRSIGIQPDILVCRCDRPLPPGLKEKMSEFCDVPVECVITSQDAKSIYEVPLNLEQEGLAQQTIELLQLEQRQPDLSQWRTIVERLYSPTHDIEIAIVGKYVRLGDAYLSVVEALRHAAIAMGGDLHLRWVNSENLEDEPVERYLEGVNGLIVPGGFGIRGVDGKIAAVEYARTHQIPFLGLCLGMQCAVVEWARDIAGLENANSAEFDPEGSHPVINLLPEQQDVVDLGGTMRLGLYPCRLTPNTLAFKLYKEEVVYERHRHRYEFNNAYRNLFLESGYAISGTSPDGRLVEIVELPNHPFFVATQFHPEFQSRPSAPHPLFKGFVEAVMMRSQSSSPLPAPVEVS
- a CDS encoding ROK family protein; protein product: MSAAPDLPLPQVIGIDLGGTAIKLGRFAQDGTCLASLSVATPQPATPHAVIEAMVDAIAQIDPDRQCQAIGIGTPGPVDVSGRISTVAINLHNWRDVPLADWLEAKTDLPVVLANDANCAGLGEAWLGAGQHFSNLILLTLGTGVGGAVILDGNLFVGHMGTAAELGLITLNIDGPPCNSGNYGSLEQYVSVQAIRRRTGLEPAQLGALAKVGDIDALTFWQQYGKELGAGLASLIYVLTPEAIIIGGGVSASAEFFFPSIHAEIECRVLPSSRTGLKILTAKLGNQAGIVGAAKLAWNRLEEEN